In Rutidosis leptorrhynchoides isolate AG116_Rl617_1_P2 chromosome 2, CSIRO_AGI_Rlap_v1, whole genome shotgun sequence, one genomic interval encodes:
- the LOC139889880 gene encoding uncharacterized protein: protein MGSDTSSDQETSRSVSPDHSRDGLGRSYECTFCKRGFTNAQALGGHMNIHRKDKAKAKAKDKQQNNLTTTSNSFKLISNQEAHYLDTRIGDHGSYQFAPSNPNFPWSLAGAQFDNHRTHEKEHFRDNLNLGIGTSEMGNNNIGSTMVGQEDWFENEVDLELRLGHYP, encoded by the coding sequence ATGGGTTCAGACACATCAAGCGATCAGGAAACTAGTCGATCGGTGTCTCCTGATCACTCGAGAGATGGTTTGGGCCGTTCGTACGAGTGTACCTTTTGCAAAAGAGGATTCACAAACGCGCAAGCGTTAGGAGGTCACATGAACATCCATAGAAAAGATAAAGCCAAAGCGAAAGCTAAAGATAAACAACAAAATAATTTAACTACTACCTCAAACTCTTTCAAGCTTATATCTAATCAAGAGGCTCATTATCTTGATACCCGAATTGGTGATCATGGTAGTTATCAGTTTGcaccatcaaaccctaattttCCATGGAGTTTGGCTGGGGCACAATTCGATAATCATCGTACACACGAGAAGGAGCATTTTAGAGACAATTTGAATCTTGGAATTGGGACATCTGAAATGGGAAATAACAATATAGGAAGTACAATGGTTGGGCAAGAAGATTGGTTTGAAAACGAAGTCGATTTGGAGTTACGTCTCGGTCATTATCCATAG